One genomic window of Salvelinus namaycush isolate Seneca chromosome 22, SaNama_1.0, whole genome shotgun sequence includes the following:
- the prokr1b gene encoding prokineticin receptor 1b: protein MGDPNISQLAAVYAETPGHVLGGSELDPFTDNYDTDYGIPDNEIPDTTQGTAFFVATIVIAMVLICIMLVCGVGNFLFIATLARYKKLRNLTNLLIANLAISDFIVSVVCCPFLVDYYVVKQLSWDHGLVLCASVNYIRTVSLYVSTNALLAIAADRYMAIVHPLRPRMKYQTAYCLITGVWVVPILISIPSAYFASETMYPHGGASTSQNTHKTFCAQIWPVDQQAYYRSYFLFIFALEFLGPVFVMAICYARISRELWFKSVPGFQTEQIRKRLRCRRKTVMVLIGILTAYILCWAPYYGFTILRDFHPTLISRQRNSLVAFYIIECIAMSNSMMNTFCFVSVKNNTVKYLKRIVLLRWRSTYAPSKTVDETDIRTSSMPVTEEVECIHLR, encoded by the exons ATGGGAGATCCCAACATCAGCCAGCTGGCTGCGGTGTACGCTGAGACCCCTGGCCACGTGCTGGGAGGAAGTGAGCTGGACCCGTTTACGGATAACTACGACACAGACTATGGTATTCCCGACAACGAGATTCCCGACACTACGCAGGGCACGGCCTTCTTCGTTGCCACCATCGTCATCGCCATGGTGCTCATCTGCATTATGCTCGTCTGTGGTGTTGGCAACTTCCTGTTTATCGCTACTTTGGCACGGTACAAGAAGCTACGTAACCTCACTAACCTGCTCATAGCTAACCTGGCTATATCAGACTTCATAGTGTCAGTGGTGTGCTGCCCGTTCCTGGTGGATTACTATGTGGTGAAGCAGTTGTCCTGGGACCATGGCCTGGTGCTGTGTGCCTCCGTCAACTACATCAGGACTGTGTCTCTCTACGTGTCCACTAACGCACTGCTGGCTATCGCTGCAGACAG gtACATGGCCATCGTCCATCCTCTGAGGCCTCGTATGAAGTACCAGACGGCCTACTGTCTGATCACTGGTGTCTGGGTCGTACCCATCCTCATCTCCATCCCTTCTGCGTACTTTGCCTCCGAGACCATGTACCCTCATGGTGGTGCCAGCACCTCTCAGAACACCCACAAGACCTTTTGTGCCCAGATCTGGCCTGTGGACCAGCAGGCCTACTACCGCTCCTACTTCCTGTTTATATTTGCCCTGGAGTTCCTTGGGCCCGTTTTTGTCATGGCGATATGTTACGCACGGATCTCCCGTGAGCTCTGGTTCAAGAGTGTCCCGGGCTTCCAGACGGAGCAGATCCGGAAGAGGTTGCGTTGTCGGCGGAAGACAGTCATGGTCCTGATCGGCATCCTGACAGCATACATTCTGTGCTGGGCACCATATTATGGCTTCACCATCCTACGCGACTTCCACCCGACGCTCATCTCCCGCCAGAGGAACTCCCTGGTGGCCTTCTACATTATTGAGTGCATTGCCATGAGCAACAGCATGATGAACACCTTCTGCTTTGTCAGTGTCAAGAACAACACGGTCAAGTACCTGAAAAGGATTGTGCTGCTGCGCTGGAGGTCCACCTATGCTCCCAGTAAGACTGTGGACGAGACAGACATCCGGACGTCCTCCATGCCGGTGACCGAGGAGGTCGAATGCATTCACCTGAGATGA